The nucleotide sequence GGAATAATATATTGAATCGTTTCTCCATAAGGGTCCGGCAGCTTGACTTTTCGCGGCCGAGCAAAGGGTGGCACTTGCTTCATTTCTCCGTTTTCAAATACCACTCTTGTCGGCAAGTTCGGGTCGTATTCGTAAGTAGTTGTTTCAGCAATGGAAGCTGAGAAAGCAATCGGCCGGAAAGAACCATGGCTTACCCGTACACTTTCAACGGTATCTAATTGATTGGCCGCATGCATCGCCATCATTTGCGTTAATCCTGGGGTCATGCCGAAACCCGGGAGAAGTGTTTTTCTATTTTTCACAAATAGATTGTTCCACTTTGATTCTTCGCCAAATCCATTTAAGTTAACGCCATGACATCCTGCTTTCGCAATACATTCGGAAGACAAACCATTCAGCTTAATCGTCGTTCCATCTAAAACGATATCGTATCCCTTCATTTTTTCCACAGTTTCGTCTACGTTGGTCACGTCCACTTGGACAAAGTCTATTCTTGGGTCATTCAACCACTTTACAACCGCTTGTCCTTCTTGTTCATTGAAATCAGCTACTGTAATTTTTTCGAATTTAGAGTACTGAACGAGATCTAAAATCGCTTCGCGGCAAATTTTCCCGGCTCCTCCTAAGCAGAATACCTTCATAGACAAACCGCCCTTCTTTCAACAGCTTTTGTTAATGCCAAAATATCAGCGGCATGCACATTACCAATATTGCCAATTCGAAAAGTATCTATTTGAGAAACCTTTCCTGGATAAATCACAAACCCTTGTTCTTTTAAATAGTTATAAAACGATGTAAAGTCAAACTCTTCGTTCGGAAAACAAAATGACGTGATAATGGGTGAATGGTATTCTTCTTTAATAAAAGGCTGAAAGCCAGCTTCCTTCATCCGTTGCACTAATAAGTTCTGATTCTGCTCATAGCGTGTTTGTCTCGCCCCGACACCACCCTCTTCTTCAAGCTCGAGCAACGCTTGATAAAACGCTCTTACTACATGGGTGGGAGAAGTGAATCTCCATTTTCCGTTAAACTGTTCCATTGTTTGCCACTGATCATACAGATCGAGCGACAGGGAACGTGCCTGTCCCTTGCATTTCTGGAGTTCCGCACGATTAGCAATAACAAAACCAAACCCAGGCACTCCTTGAATGCATTTGTTGGCACTGCTGATTAGAAAATCAATTTGCCAGCTTTCCATATCTATTTCAACTCCGCCAAAACTGCTCATCGCATCAATGATTGTTCGTTTGCCATACTTTTTGGCTGTTTCAGCAATGGCCCGTACGGGATTTAATATTCCCGTAGTCGTTTCACAGTGAACGGCTGCCACATGAGTAATGTCTTTGTTGGCAGCTAAGACATTTTCCAGTTGTTCAATTTCTATCGGTTTATTTTCCTCAGTCCTGCATATAACAGTTGGGATACCGAGAATCATCGCAATTTTGACAATCCTGTCTCCGTAAGCTCCATTTACACAAACTAATAGTTTACCGGATGATTGAACAACTGATCCTATCGTGGCTTCTACAGTAAATGTTCCGCTTCCCTGCATAAGAACCGCTGTATAGTCATCCGTATTTGTTACAGCCAACGCTACAAGCTTTTGACGAACTTCCTGAACGAGATCATTATACTCTTTATCCCATGTACACCAGTCCCTCATCATTACGGCTTTCACTGTTTCAGTAGTAGTAAGCGGTCCAGGCGTTAATAGTAAATAATGTTTGTTTTCCATATGAACATCTCTCCTTTATGAAACAGTTATAGATTGCTCGAATTCGATTTTATCAATTACCTTTTCCAAGTCATCCAGCTCTAAAATAGTGAAATCGGCTCCCGCTTCAATAAAGCGTTCCCTTACTGCTTGTATTCTTCTGTCTAACTCGTTGATCTCCATCGATTTTACTTCCTCTTCTGAAAGACCGAGTTCACTGCCTCCTAAAATAACCCCTACTGTCCACATTCCAGCGTTTTTTCCCTCTTGTATGTCTGAAATCGTGTCTCCTACCTTAATCATAGAATTCATTGGATAAATCCCTAAGTGTATGGCATTTAGATAACACATCCATGGATAAGGGCGCCCTGCAGGCACTCCATCGGATGTAATGAGATAATCAGGAGCATAGCCTTGTTTCTCTGCTTGGAAGGCAACAACTTTCATCATTTCTGCTGTGTAACCGGTCGTCGAGCCGATCTTGATCCCCCGGTGACGGAGTTTCTCCATGAGTTCTAAACAGCCGGGAACTGGTGTAGCGTAATCAGGAAGAATCGCAAACAATTCTTCTTCAAATCGGTCGTACATCTCTTTAATATCGTTTTCTTCTGGATCGCGTCCATGAATGGTGTGCCATAGCTCCTTGATACGCGGCATTTCAGTGAGTACGCGAATGTGATCTATTTTCAAAAGCCCCATCGGCTTGCGAGCCTCTTCAATCGTAATATCAATGCCTTTCTCCTTAAAAATGCGGATGAATACTTGCACAGGTGCAAAGCACCCGTAGTCTATTGTTGTTCCTGCCCAATCGAAAATGATTCCTTTAATTTTTGTTTTCATCTTGTCTCTCCTACCTTTGCTGCCAACGGGTTACCCACAGGCGCATCGTTTTTGTTATTCCTTCATGCAAAATTTTCACAATAATATTCGCTAATAAAATGAGTGAACTCATGGCAGCCGCCGCAGCCAAGTTTCCAGCATCATCCATGTTTACAATTGAGATAGCCGCCAACTTAAAGTCCGGCGAGTACAAAAACATGACCGCAGAAACGGTAACCATGGAATTGACAAAGAAGTACATGGCCATTTCCAGAATAGCTGGTAAGCACATAGGAACCGTTACAGTGAAAAAGGTTTTGTAAATGGGAATCCCCATGGATTCTGAAACAACTTCATATTCTTTATCTAACTTTTTTAACGCTGTCGTCGCCGTAACAAAAGCAACGGAATAGAAATGGATAATATTCGCCATAATGACTATCGCTACTGTTCCATATAAGAAATGAAAAGGGTTGGCCAACTTCCATGAAAAAATCTGAATGTCTGGCTGGCTGAAGAAAAATATATATCCAAGACCAATTACAAGGCCTGGCACAGCCAATGGGATGACTGATAGAAAATAGCCCACTTTTCTCAAATGAGATAGCCCGCGGATCTTCTCTATTGCGTAGGCGAATAAAAAGGTCAAACAAGTTCCGATAATTGCTGTAATTCCAGCTACGATCAAGCTGTTTGTAAATGCTTCTATTCCGTTGCCTGTATAACTGGAAAACCCGAGGTGTTCAAGGGTAAAGCTTAAATCATATGGCCACACTTTTGTAAAAGCAGCAATTAAAACGGCCAATATCATAAACAAAATGGCTCCTGTAATAGCTGAACAAAACAGGAACAACAATGTATCTCGTAATCTTCCTTTTTTGATTTGAAATGGCTTCGATTTAGCTGAAATGAATGAAGCATGTTTTTGCTGTGTGAGTCTATCGATAACAAAAGCAAAAATAGCAGGAAGCATAAGAATCATGCCAACAGCAGCCCCCATGGCTATGTTTTGCTGCCCGATCACTTGCTTGTATACGTCTGTTGCCAACACATTATATTGTCCTCCGACGATTTTGGGTGCGCCAAAATCTGTAAAACTTAAAGTGAAAACAACAAATGACGCACTGATCAATCCATATTTCACCCCTGGCATCGTGATTATCCAAAACTTTTTAAGCTTTCCTGCCTGGAGAATATCAGCCGCTTCATACATCTGATAATCTGTTCCTTGAAAGGCGACCAATAAAATTAACAGTGCCTGCGGGAAAGTATAGATAACTTCCGCTATGATAATACCTATCGGGCCATATAACTCCAGTGATACTCCCGGAAAAATCCCCAAAAATCCATTGGTGAGCAGCCCTTGATTGCCAAACAAATAGACAAGGGCGATTCCGTGCATCATGGTTGGGGCAAACAACGGAAGAAGTGCTGCAGACTTAAAGAATCCCTTTCCCGGAATTGCTGACCGAACGAGTGCATAGGCGTAAACAAACGCCAGGGAAACTGAGATGAAAGTGGTAGCGCCAGATATAAAAACCGTATGCTTTAATGACTGAACAAGTGCCGGTGAGGAAAAATACTGAATGAAATTTTCTAAGCCGGCAAATGAGCCATCTTTCCGATAAAATGCATGAATAAATAACTGGCAGAGCGGAAGAACAAGAAGAAGCATAAAAGTGCCGATTAATCCGAGAAGGAGCAATCGCTGCAGCCAGTCATTTTTCCCGCTTTCTCGTTTTATTCTCTTAAGCGCAGCGGCTGTTCCACTTTTTTCTAACCACTCCATTTAAACGCCCACTTTCTCCCGATATGACAGCATCTGCTTTTCACCTAAAGACAAGGTGAGCAGGCTGCCTTTTTTGATTTTTCGCTGCTGAACGATATTTGTAGCTATATCAATCAGCAACAGCCTCTTATGTAATGGTGAATCGACGTCCTCAAGTCTGACTAATCCTCTGTATATCGGGCCTCTAAACTCAAGTTTTTCTACAATGGCACAGATACCTGCTTCATCGGTTAACATGATCTCTTCTGGGCGGATGGCAAGCATCTGTCCATTCTCTGTATCCTGATGAGCATGGATAAAGTTCATCGCTCCAATAAAATCAGCTACAAATGGATTAGCTGGCATTTGATAAATTTCTTGAGGGGTCCCTATCTGCATAATCTCTGCACTATTCATGACGATTATCTTATCTGCCATGGTTAAAGCTTCCTCCTGATCATGAGTTACCATAATCGTCGTAATACCAAGCTTTTCTTGCAGGGAACGAATTTCAAACCTGAGTTTTTCCCGCACCTTCGCATCGAGGGCAGATAACGGCTCATCAAGCAAAAGAAAGTCCGGTGACAGGGCGAGTGCGCGGGCAAGTGCTACCCGTTGTTGCTGTCCTCCTGATAACTGTGCAGGATAGCGATCTTTGCTATCTAGCAACCCTACCATCTCCAAAGCTTCAAGCGCCTTCTCTCTCACTTCAGGCCTCGGAATCTTTTTAGCTTTCAAACCAAATTCAACATTTTTTAAAGCAGTCAAATTCGGAAAGAGGGCATACGATTGGAAAACCACCCCGACATTCCTTTTTGCCGGCGGAACAGCAGTCATATCTTTTCCTTTAATAAAGACTCTCCCAGAGGATGGTTTTTCCAATCCGGCAATAATACGAAGCAATGTTGTCTTGCCGCAGCCACTAGGCCCCAATAAACAAAGGAACTCTCCTTGAGACACATTAAAAGAGAGATTATTTAACGTAGTAAGCTCTCCAAACGTTTTTTTAACGTGGTCAATTCTTAAATAATCCTTCATAGCGTTCGCCGTCCTTTCTATCTTATTCTTCTTTTGCTTCTGCCTTTTGGCCGAATTCATTTTCCCATTTTTCTAAAATAGTCTCCCGGTTTTCTGCCGCCCATTTCAAATTATTTTCAGTAAATAATTGATCGGATACACCTTTAGGAAACCCGTCTGGTGTTGTGAAATTATTTTTAATCGTGGCAAATCCATTGGCTTCAAAATATTCCTTCATGGCTTCATCAGAAATGGCCCAATCTAAAAATGCTTTAGCAATCTCTTCATTTTCCTTTTCATCCTTCTTAATTAAGGCATTGGCTTCCACTTCCCAGCCCAATCCTTCCTTCGGCAAAATAACAGCAACTGGTGAGCCTTTTTGTTTCTCTTTTACGCTGCTGTAAACCATGGAAATGCCAATCGGATACTCCCCTGCTGAGGCAAGCTTGGCCGGTTTTGATCCAGAATGAGTATACGTCGCTATATTTTTATGCAATTTCTTCATATAGGCCCATCCTTTTTCCTCCCCCATCATTTGCAGCCAAGCAGAAACCGTTAAAAATCCGGTTCCTGAGGATGCAGGATGCGGCATGACGATCATTTCTTTATATTCGGGTTTGACCAGATCTTCATATGATTTAGGCATTGGAATGTTTTTCTTCTCTAGTTCTTTTTTATTCACAGCAATCCCCGTCATGAATGCTGTATTTCCTACCCACTTCTCCGGTTGGTTTGAATCTTTAAATAGGGGTTGTACTCTGTCCACTCCTTCAGGTGAATAGCCCTCAAGCATATTCTTTTCATCAAGCATCAGCAAACTGGAAGCTGCTGTTCCCCAAACAACGTCAGCAGGAGTGTTTTTCCCTTCTGCTAGAAGCTTCGCTGTGATGACCCCAGTTGAATCACGGACAATATTGATGTCTACTTCCGGATACTTCTTCTCAAATGATTCAAGATAGACAGGAACCAGCTCCTCCTCAATCGCTGTATAGATGGTTAGTTCTCCCTCCAGCTTTTCACCGCCAGTCTCTGCAGCAGTTTTTCCTTCTTTGCTTGAGCATCCTGTCATTAAGGCTAAACTGAATATGGCCGCTAGAGCAGCTAATCTTTGCTTTTTCACCTTCAAGTTTCTCTCCCCTTTTTAATTGGTTGTTTCTCTATACATTCACTATAAAAAAGAAAAGTAAAAACCGATTAGGTAAATTGTTAATCGTTTGTTTTTTATGGGAAACCGTTGAATTATGTGTTTTTAACTTAAAAGCAAACGAATACCACAATTTCCGCTCTATATTCTTTACATTGGCTTAACATACGGCATAAACTCCCACAAAAATAACTTGGCTTTTTCACATGAAGGGGATAGATAGATAGATAGATAGAAGAAAATAAATTGGAGAGAGCGGAAGGAGTGTAATCTTCAGAGATGCTACTCGTTATTGCTTATGAATGATGAGGGTTTAGTGTGTAACTGCAGGAATAACAACAGAGAGAGCGGGAGAGGAAGGCACAAAACAGGAGCAAACGAGGATGTCGCAAATAATAGGCATAACAAAAACAGCCCCTTACTTCTTAAGGGGCTGTTTTTCATTTACCAAATGCTTGGCTGTCTCGATTTGGAGCTGAACCTGGTCGAAACCAGTGCCGCCTAAAGACTTCCTTCTTTTAACGGCCTCATATGGAGACAACACCTGGTAAATATCTTCTTCAATGTTCGCTGATGCTGACTTTAGCTCCTCTAAAGACAGATCGGCAAGATAGCATTGATTTTGAATGCAATGAAGCACAAGTTTTCCAACAATCTCATGTGCCTCCCGGAATGGAATGCCTTTTGACGCCAAGTAATCGGCGAGCTCCGTAGCATTGGAGAAATCATTATGGACAGCTTCCTCTAAGCGGCCCTCATTCACCTTCATGGTCTGAACCATTCCTGTAAAGATCTTCAAGGAACCAATGATCGTATGTACCGTATCGAACATGCCTTCCTTGTCTTCCTGCATATCTTTGTTATATGCAAGTGGCAGGCCTTTTAATACGGTGAGCAAACTGAACAGATTTCCATAAACGCGTCCTGTTTTTCCACGGATTAACTCCGCCATATCAGGATTTTTCTTCTGCGGCATAATGCTTGAGCCAGTAGAAAACGCGTCGTCCATTTCAATGAATTGGAATTCCTGGCTCGACCAAAGAATCATTTCTTCAGCAAGACGGGATAAGTGCATCATTAAAATAGAGGAACTGCTTAAGAACTCAAGGATAAAGTCCCGATCACTGACTGCATCCATGCTGTTGGCATACACCCCGGAGAACCCGAGCAGATCTGCTGATAATTCACGGTCAATCGGGAAAGTGGTTCCAGCAAGCGCTCCCGCCCCTAAAGGCGAGACATCTATGCGCTTTAAGCCTTCCTGAAACCGCTCTTTATCTCTTTGCAGCATCCAGAAATATGCCATTAAATGGTGACCGAATGAAATCGGCTGTGCTCTTTGCAGGTGGGTATAGCCAGGCGCAAGTGTTTCCACATGCTGTTCTGCTTTTTCCACCAAAGTTGCTTGAAACTGTTCAATCAATCCAATGATAAGTTTGACTTGCTTCTTCAAGTACAAATGCATATCAGTGGCAACCTGATCGTTACGGCTGCGTCCGGTATGCAGCTTGCCGCCGACCGCTCCGATTTCTTCGATCAAGTATTTCTCCAAATTTAAATGGATGTCCTCTTGGGCAACCGAGAATATTAATTCACCTTTTGAAGCTTTCTTCTTTAAAGCTTCAAGGCCGCCCAAAATTTGATTCATTTCTTCTTCTGTTAAAATGCCCGTTTTTCCGAGCATCGTTACATGTGCCATGCTGCCCTCAAGATCTTCAAAAACAAGCTCCTGATCAAAGTGGATAGAGGCGCCGAATTCATCTACCCATTCTTCAGCTGATTTTTGAAAGCGTCCTCCCCAAAGCTTGCTCATTGCTGGACTTTCACTTTCTCTTGCTGAACCATAGAATTCACTTTTGTCGGCAGACCCCAAAGCTGGATAAAGCCTACTGCTGCTTCATGGTCAAATTGATCTTCTGTTGTATAAGTAGCTAATTTTTCATCGTATAATGAGTACTCAGACTTTCTTCCTTCAACAATCGCATGGCCTTTGAATAATTTCACACGTACAGTTCCAGTGACAAACTGCTGTGTTTGTTTCAGAAATGCTTCAAGCGCTTTTTTCAATGGTGAGAACCAAAGTCCTTCATAAATTAATTCAGTCAATTTCTTTTCAATGACTGGTTTGAAATGAGCCATTTCTTTAACGAGTGTTAAGTCTTCTAATTCTTTATGTGCCAAAATTAATGTCATCGCACCTGGGCACTCATACACTTCTCTTGATTTAATCCCAACCAGACGATTTTCTACATGGTCGATTCTGCCAACACCGTGCTTGCCGGCAATCTCATTCAACTCAAGAATTAACTGAGCTAGAGAGTAGTTTTGCCCATTCAATGCAACTGGAACGCCTTGTTCAAACTGAATTTCAATGATTTCCGGAACATCCGGTGTGTTTTCAAGAGAGGCGGTTAAATCATAAGCCTCTTCCGGAGGAGCTGCCCATGGATCCTCTAAAATTCCACATTCGTTACTTCTTCCCCACAAGTTTTGATCAATAGAGAACGGGCTGTCTAAGTTAATCGGGATCGGAATATTGTTTTGTTTTGCATACTCAATTTCTTCTTCGCGCGACCATTTCCAGTCACGTACAGGCGCTAACACCTCAAGGTTTGGATTTAATGCTTTAATCGACACTTCGAAACGAACCTGGTCGTTTCCTTTCCCTGTACATCCGTGAGCCACAGCGACCGCATTCTCTTTTTCAGCTACCTCTACTAGCTTCTTCGCGATAAGCGGACGTGACAGCGCGGATACTAATGGGTATTTCCCTTCGTAGAGCGTATGACCTTGAAGAGCAAGCAATGCATATTCATTTGCATATTCTTCTTTTGCATCAATCATGTAACTGGCTACAGCTCCCACTTGCAAAGCTTTCTCTTTTACGAATGCTAAGTCTTTCCCTTCTCCTACATCTAAGCAGCAGGCTACTACATCGTATCCTTTGTCCTTTAGCCACGGGATGGCTACTGATGTATCTAAACCGCCGGAATAAGCTAACACTACTTTTTTGTTCATTGATATTTCCTCCTCTTAGCTGCTATCTATTAGTATAAATATACATTTATTTTTATTTTTATTCTTTTGTATGAATAAAATATAACATGTTATTTCTTAGCTTTCAAGCATTTATTTGAAAAAAATTCATTTTGTTGAATAAATAATCAATCCCCCAAATTCTTTTGCAGAAAATCCGGAAAACAGATACGATAAAAGAAAAAAGAGGAGACTTATATGCACTTTCTTTTAAATGAACGGCTTGGTATTTTACTTCCTTATTCTGAAAAAGAGTGGGAAAAATACCCAGCCGCGGAGCAAGAAAAAATCCTTCAAAAATGGGAAAACATCCGTGGAAGTATTCCCGATCGCATACAAGAGCTTGAGAAGCAGATTAACATCCTACAGCACCAGCTGAATCACGAAGAAGATTTTTCACTCTCCTGCCGTCTTAATGGAGAAATCAGTGAGCTTGCTTCCATTATTAATGATTTATGGCTTTGGTTCCGCACGACTCCTTCCATAAAAAATCAGCCTAGAGAAATCAATGCAGCCGACAATAACAGCCGTCATCAATAAACTGCCGGCTGTTATTTTTTATACAGAAATTACACATTTCATCAGTTATTCACATAAATGTGAAACAATCTTCACATTTATGTGAAATTAATCACAATCTTTCTATTAAGATAAAAATAGATATTTTATCCTAATCACAAAGGAGGATGACCCTATGAAAAAAGAAAAAACTCATCAAAAAGACTCATTAAAAGGAACTTTCTTTTCTGTTCTTGCAGTTGGAGTCTTCGTTCTTCTTTCATGGTTTATTGTATGGGATTTATTTTTATCCAGAATGTAATGGGGAGGAAGTTTTATGCATCTACACAAATACGAAAAGCTATGGCTCACTTTCGGTATCGGTTCACTCATTTTATTTTTAGTTATTGTAGGGGTGAATGCATTTGTCTCTGGTCATCATCCACCAAGCTCAGGAAAGATTATAGATCCAAAAACAGTCGAAGCCGCTGCTCCATTCGACCAGCCCGGATTAAAGAAAGTTGGCGAAAACGAATATGAGCTTGTTGTTCTAACTTCTGCCTTTTCCTTTGATGTCGGTATGGAAGATAAAGTAGTAGAAATTCCTAAAGGGGCAACGGTTCATATTATCGCTACTACAAAGGATGTGGTTCATGGTTTCGAAATTGCTGGCACAAATGCCAATATGATGCTGGAGCCCGGCCATATCAGCGAAACAACGCAAGTCTTTCGAAACGAGGGTGAATTTACCCTTTTATGC is from Bacillus sp. PK3_68 and encodes:
- the phnW gene encoding 2-aminoethylphosphonate--pyruvate transaminase, which translates into the protein MENKHYLLLTPGPLTTTETVKAVMMRDWCTWDKEYNDLVQEVRQKLVALAVTNTDDYTAVLMQGSGTFTVEATIGSVVQSSGKLLVCVNGAYGDRIVKIAMILGIPTVICRTEENKPIEIEQLENVLAANKDITHVAAVHCETTTGILNPVRAIAETAKKYGKRTIIDAMSSFGGVEIDMESWQIDFLISSANKCIQGVPGFGFVIANRAELQKCKGQARSLSLDLYDQWQTMEQFNGKWRFTSPTHVVRAFYQALLELEEEGGVGARQTRYEQNQNLLVQRMKEAGFQPFIKEEYHSPIITSFCFPNEEFDFTSFYNYLKEQGFVIYPGKVSQIDTFRIGNIGNVHAADILALTKAVERRAVCL
- the phnX gene encoding phosphonoacetaldehyde hydrolase, which encodes MKTKIKGIIFDWAGTTIDYGCFAPVQVFIRIFKEKGIDITIEEARKPMGLLKIDHIRVLTEMPRIKELWHTIHGRDPEENDIKEMYDRFEEELFAILPDYATPVPGCLELMEKLRHRGIKIGSTTGYTAEMMKVVAFQAEKQGYAPDYLITSDGVPAGRPYPWMCYLNAIHLGIYPMNSMIKVGDTISDIQEGKNAGMWTVGVILGGSELGLSEEEVKSMEINELDRRIQAVRERFIEAGADFTILELDDLEKVIDKIEFEQSITVS
- a CDS encoding putative 2-aminoethylphosphonate ABC transporter permease subunit produces the protein MEWLEKSGTAAALKRIKRESGKNDWLQRLLLLGLIGTFMLLLVLPLCQLFIHAFYRKDGSFAGLENFIQYFSSPALVQSLKHTVFISGATTFISVSLAFVYAYALVRSAIPGKGFFKSAALLPLFAPTMMHGIALVYLFGNQGLLTNGFLGIFPGVSLELYGPIGIIIAEVIYTFPQALLILLVAFQGTDYQMYEAADILQAGKLKKFWIITMPGVKYGLISASFVVFTLSFTDFGAPKIVGGQYNVLATDVYKQVIGQQNIAMGAAVGMILMLPAIFAFVIDRLTQQKHASFISAKSKPFQIKKGRLRDTLLFLFCSAITGAILFMILAVLIAAFTKVWPYDLSFTLEHLGFSSYTGNGIEAFTNSLIVAGITAIIGTCLTFLFAYAIEKIRGLSHLRKVGYFLSVIPLAVPGLVIGLGYIFFFSQPDIQIFSWKLANPFHFLYGTVAIVIMANIIHFYSVAFVTATTALKKLDKEYEVVSESMGIPIYKTFFTVTVPMCLPAILEMAMYFFVNSMVTVSAVMFLYSPDFKLAAISIVNMDDAGNLAAAAAMSSLILLANIIVKILHEGITKTMRLWVTRWQQR
- a CDS encoding ATP-binding cassette domain-containing protein, with product MKDYLRIDHVKKTFGELTTLNNLSFNVSQGEFLCLLGPSGCGKTTLLRIIAGLEKPSSGRVFIKGKDMTAVPPAKRNVGVVFQSYALFPNLTALKNVEFGLKAKKIPRPEVREKALEALEMVGLLDSKDRYPAQLSGGQQQRVALARALALSPDFLLLDEPLSALDAKVREKLRFEIRSLQEKLGITTIMVTHDQEEALTMADKIIVMNSAEIMQIGTPQEIYQMPANPFVADFIGAMNFIHAHQDTENGQMLAIRPEEIMLTDEAGICAIVEKLEFRGPIYRGLVRLEDVDSPLHKRLLLIDIATNIVQQRKIKKGSLLTLSLGEKQMLSYREKVGV
- a CDS encoding putative 2-aminoethylphosphonate ABC transporter substrate-binding protein; protein product: MTGCSSKEGKTAAETGGEKLEGELTIYTAIEEELVPVYLESFEKKYPEVDINIVRDSTGVITAKLLAEGKNTPADVVWGTAASSLLMLDEKNMLEGYSPEGVDRVQPLFKDSNQPEKWVGNTAFMTGIAVNKKELEKKNIPMPKSYEDLVKPEYKEMIVMPHPASSGTGFLTVSAWLQMMGEEKGWAYMKKLHKNIATYTHSGSKPAKLASAGEYPIGISMVYSSVKEKQKGSPVAVILPKEGLGWEVEANALIKKDEKENEEIAKAFLDWAISDEAMKEYFEANGFATIKNNFTTPDGFPKGVSDQLFTENNLKWAAENRETILEKWENEFGQKAEAKEE
- the argH gene encoding argininosuccinate lyase, with product MSKLWGGRFQKSAEEWVDEFGASIHFDQELVFEDLEGSMAHVTMLGKTGILTEEEMNQILGGLEALKKKASKGELIFSVAQEDIHLNLEKYLIEEIGAVGGKLHTGRSRNDQVATDMHLYLKKQVKLIIGLIEQFQATLVEKAEQHVETLAPGYTHLQRAQPISFGHHLMAYFWMLQRDKERFQEGLKRIDVSPLGAGALAGTTFPIDRELSADLLGFSGVYANSMDAVSDRDFILEFLSSSSILMMHLSRLAEEMILWSSQEFQFIEMDDAFSTGSSIMPQKKNPDMAELIRGKTGRVYGNLFSLLTVLKGLPLAYNKDMQEDKEGMFDTVHTIIGSLKIFTGMVQTMKVNEGRLEEAVHNDFSNATELADYLASKGIPFREAHEIVGKLVLHCIQNQCYLADLSLEELKSASANIEEDIYQVLSPYEAVKRRKSLGGTGFDQVQLQIETAKHLVNEKQPLKK
- a CDS encoding argininosuccinate synthase translates to MSMNKKVVLAYSGGLDTSVAIPWLKDKGYDVVACCLDVGEGKDLAFVKEKALQVGAVASYMIDAKEEYANEYALLALQGHTLYEGKYPLVSALSRPLIAKKLVEVAEKENAVAVAHGCTGKGNDQVRFEVSIKALNPNLEVLAPVRDWKWSREEEIEYAKQNNIPIPINLDSPFSIDQNLWGRSNECGILEDPWAAPPEEAYDLTASLENTPDVPEIIEIQFEQGVPVALNGQNYSLAQLILELNEIAGKHGVGRIDHVENRLVGIKSREVYECPGAMTLILAHKELEDLTLVKEMAHFKPVIEKKLTELIYEGLWFSPLKKALEAFLKQTQQFVTGTVRVKLFKGHAIVEGRKSEYSLYDEKLATYTTEDQFDHEAAVGFIQLWGLPTKVNSMVQQEKVKVQQ
- a CDS encoding cytochrome c oxidase subunit 2A, which produces MKKEKTHQKDSLKGTFFSVLAVGVFVLLSWFIVWDLFLSRM
- a CDS encoding cytochrome c oxidase subunit II, with the translated sequence MHLHKYEKLWLTFGIGSLILFLVIVGVNAFVSGHHPPSSGKIIDPKTVEAAAPFDQPGLKKVGENEYELVVLTSAFSFDVGMEDKVVEIPKGATVHIIATTKDVVHGFEIAGTNANMMLEPGHISETTQVFRNEGEFTLLCNEYCGSGHHLMHAKIKVVD